One segment of Thermodesulfovibrio sp. 3907-1M DNA contains the following:
- the murD gene encoding UDP-N-acetylmuramoyl-L-alanine--D-glutamate ligase, translating into MQRIIKELSELKDKKVAIVGLGKSGLAVAQLLSSLGARLIINDKKNEDEILKEITQIKESVERITGGGHPSEALEDAEVIVVSPGVPLNTPSIVSAIYKGIPVIGEIELSWQILSLIKPEIKITGVTGSNGKSTTSTLVYEFLKKDGKKTYLAGNIGYPMAEAVLKVLNKEIDIDYLVLELSSFQLEGIKSFKPDFAAILNITPDHMDRYSGMKEYIEAKAKIFQNQGGEDYLILNMDDKNTVSAIEHLRNVYLRKGRLPHVFYFSRFQSVYGAYLKNNEVRFNPREEIPESIFSEMENTVLPVSRFKIKGVHNIENIMAAALLALCAGCKGESIKEAVKEFSGLPHRMEYVREIDGVVYVNDSKGTNVDAVAKSLESFPGNVILIAGGRDKDGDFSQLREIVKNKLKALVLIGEAKQKIADALGDLVPYYFEDDMKSAVLKAKEIASVGDVVLLSPGCASFDMFMNFEHRGEVFKDIVNSL; encoded by the coding sequence ATGCAAAGAATAATAAAAGAACTATCTGAACTGAAAGATAAAAAAGTAGCAATTGTCGGGCTTGGCAAAAGTGGCTTAGCTGTAGCTCAACTGCTAAGCAGTCTTGGTGCAAGATTAATTATAAATGATAAAAAAAATGAAGACGAAATCTTAAAAGAGATAACGCAGATAAAAGAGAGTGTGGAAAGAATAACAGGAGGTGGGCATCCATCAGAAGCTCTTGAGGATGCTGAAGTCATAGTGGTAAGTCCAGGAGTTCCACTGAACACTCCTTCAATTGTTTCAGCGATCTATAAAGGTATTCCAGTTATTGGTGAGATAGAACTCAGCTGGCAGATTCTAAGTTTAATAAAACCAGAGATAAAGATAACAGGTGTTACAGGTTCTAATGGAAAATCTACGACTTCTACACTGGTTTATGAATTTTTGAAAAAAGATGGCAAAAAGACTTATCTGGCAGGAAACATTGGATATCCTATGGCAGAGGCTGTTTTGAAAGTTTTAAACAAAGAAATTGATATAGACTATCTTGTGCTTGAGCTTTCAAGTTTTCAGCTTGAAGGAATAAAAAGTTTTAAACCAGATTTTGCAGCAATACTTAACATTACACCTGATCATATGGATAGATATTCAGGTATGAAGGAATATATTGAAGCAAAGGCAAAAATTTTTCAGAATCAGGGCGGAGAGGACTATCTTATACTTAATATGGATGATAAAAATACAGTCTCTGCCATTGAACATTTAAGAAATGTTTATTTGAGAAAAGGTAGACTTCCACATGTTTTTTATTTCAGCAGATTTCAAAGCGTTTATGGAGCCTATTTAAAAAATAATGAAGTTCGGTTCAACCCAAGAGAAGAGATTCCAGAAAGCATCTTTTCAGAGATGGAAAATACAGTTCTTCCTGTAAGCAGATTTAAAATAAAAGGGGTTCACAACATTGAAAATATAATGGCAGCAGCATTACTTGCTCTTTGTGCTGGATGTAAAGGAGAAAGCATAAAAGAAGCTGTTAAAGAATTTTCAGGACTTCCTCACAGAATGGAGTATGTAAGAGAAATAGACGGAGTAGTCTATGTAAATGATTCAAAGGGAACCAATGTTGATGCAGTAGCAAAGTCCCTTGAAAGTTTCCCCGGAAATGTGATTTTAATTGCCGGAGGAAGAGACAAAGATGGAGATTTTTCCCAGTTAAGGGAGATTGTAAAAAATAAACTAAAGGCTTTAGTGCTTATTGGTGAGGCAAAGCAAAAAATAGCAGATGCTCTTGGAGATTTAGTGCCCTATTATTTTGAGGATGATATGAAATCTGCTGTATTGAAAGCAAAAGAAATTGCTAGTGTAGGAGATGTGGTGCTTCTTTCTCCTGGATGTGCAAGCTTTGATATGTTTATGAACTTTGAACATCGTGGAGAAGTATTCAAGGATATTGTGAACTCATTATGA
- the mraY gene encoding phospho-N-acetylmuramoyl-pentapeptide-transferase, translating into MLYEILYSLSDQISVFNVFRYITFRTMLAILTSFFFTFLIAPSCIRWLKNLSFTQHIRDDGPKTHLKKEGTPTMGGIIIIASVLISVFLWGNLRNHYMWIMIICFLGFGLIGFIDDYLKITRKNYKGLPGRYKLSFQFLLALSVTLFLYFNPKDPYTTVLSIPFFKQWLIDLGIFYLPFAIFVIVGTSNAVNLTDGMDGLAAGLVGIASIVNAVLLYISGHAVFAKYLYVLYIPGSGELSVFCGAMLGACLGFLWYNCYPAEVFMGDVGSLSLGGALGSLAVITKHEIVLAVVGGIFVVEALSVIIQVGYFKLTNGKRIFRMAPLHHHFELKKWPESKVIVRFWIIGIILALLSLLTLKLR; encoded by the coding sequence ATGCTTTATGAAATTCTCTACAGTTTAAGTGATCAGATCTCGGTATTTAATGTTTTCCGTTACATTACTTTCAGGACAATGCTTGCTATACTTACATCTTTCTTTTTTACATTCCTTATTGCTCCTTCGTGCATAAGATGGCTTAAAAATTTAAGTTTCACCCAGCATATTAGAGATGACGGACCAAAGACACACCTTAAAAAAGAAGGCACTCCTACAATGGGTGGAATAATAATAATTGCATCAGTTCTGATTTCAGTATTTTTATGGGGAAATTTAAGGAATCACTACATGTGGATAATGATTATATGTTTTTTGGGCTTTGGTTTGATAGGATTTATAGATGATTATTTGAAAATCACGAGAAAAAACTATAAAGGTTTACCTGGCAGGTATAAATTAAGCTTTCAGTTTTTACTTGCTCTGTCGGTAACTCTTTTTCTTTATTTCAATCCAAAAGACCCGTATACAACTGTTCTAAGTATTCCCTTTTTCAAGCAGTGGCTTATAGACCTTGGAATTTTTTATCTACCGTTTGCAATATTTGTAATTGTTGGGACTTCAAATGCTGTTAATCTTACAGATGGAATGGATGGTCTTGCTGCAGGTCTTGTTGGGATTGCTTCTATTGTGAATGCTGTTCTTCTTTACATATCAGGTCATGCAGTCTTTGCAAAATATCTTTATGTTCTTTATATACCCGGAAGTGGAGAACTGTCTGTTTTCTGCGGAGCAATGCTTGGAGCATGTCTTGGTTTTTTATGGTATAACTGTTATCCTGCAGAGGTTTTCATGGGAGATGTGGGTTCTCTGAGTCTTGGAGGAGCACTTGGAAGTCTTGCAGTTATAACAAAACATGAGATAGTCCTCGCTGTTGTTGGAGGAATATTTGTTGTAGAGGCATTATCAGTTATTATTCAGGTTGGCTATTTTAAATTAACCAATGGCAAAAGAATCTTTCGTATGGCACCACTTCATCATCATTTTGAATTGAAAAAATGGCCAGAGTCAAAGGTTATAGTAAGATTCTGGATAATAGGAATTATACTTGCTCTTTTAAGTCTTTTAACTTTGAAACTGAGGTGA
- a CDS encoding penicillin-binding protein 2, protein MQKRLILLKIILLICFASVIFRLGLIMFVEHKAYFARAEIQQIKKEEIIPKRGNIYDRMGRELAISLEKESLFIDPASLKSVQAVNLLKNYVKVDPEQIERLSERNIRFLWLQRKVDSALAEKVKALKIEGVGSVTEGARFYPKGFLASHVIGFVNLDEQGIEGLERQYDKYLRAEKALKTVSVDAKGKKLSQGDLKDVKGNDVFVTIDEGLQYIVEKYLDEAVKKWQASSATAIMMDPFTGEILALANRPTYDPNNLKSIKNIGIIRNRAITDLYEPGSTFKIVTATAALEEGIVKPYTKFDCSQGYIEVGGKKVKDAHRHGVLTFEEVIQKSSNVGTIKIAMMLGKEKLYQYIKKFGFGEKTGIDLPGEISGYIRATQKWSGTSIGAIPIGQEVGVTALQILRAYSAIANGGYLVKPFVVSEIRSPEGNILYKSVIQREKIISDKTARIMREILKKVTEEGGTATQAKLDGNDVAGKTGTAQKYDPKTHRYSKDRFVSSFVGFIPADNPRIAMIVVIHDPKGAHYGGVVAAPVFKAIADEALSYLNVPRDDARQKGLVVNFDSQTNRKVSVARR, encoded by the coding sequence ATGCAGAAAAGGCTTATTTTGCTGAAAATAATCCTTTTAATCTGTTTTGCTTCTGTTATTTTTCGTCTTGGTTTAATCATGTTTGTTGAACACAAGGCTTATTTTGCAAGAGCAGAAATTCAACAAATAAAAAAGGAAGAAATTATTCCGAAGAGAGGCAACATATATGACAGAATGGGCAGGGAACTGGCAATCTCTCTTGAAAAAGAGTCTCTGTTCATTGATCCTGCATCTTTAAAGTCAGTTCAGGCAGTTAATCTTTTAAAAAACTATGTTAAAGTTGATCCTGAGCAGATAGAAAGATTGTCAGAGAGAAACATAAGATTTTTATGGCTTCAGAGAAAAGTTGATTCAGCTCTGGCAGAAAAAGTGAAAGCTTTAAAGATTGAAGGAGTTGGTTCTGTCACAGAAGGAGCAAGATTTTATCCAAAGGGTTTTTTAGCTTCTCATGTGATTGGATTTGTGAATCTTGATGAACAGGGTATAGAAGGACTGGAAAGGCAGTATGATAAATATCTTAGAGCAGAAAAGGCTTTAAAAACAGTCTCAGTGGATGCTAAGGGGAAGAAGCTTTCTCAGGGAGATTTAAAGGATGTAAAGGGAAATGATGTTTTTGTAACAATTGATGAAGGGTTACAATACATTGTTGAAAAATACCTTGATGAAGCAGTAAAAAAATGGCAGGCTTCTTCTGCTACTGCAATAATGATGGATCCCTTTACAGGAGAGATTCTCGCTCTTGCAAACAGACCCACATATGATCCCAATAATTTAAAATCCATAAAAAATATTGGTATAATAAGAAATCGTGCAATAACAGATCTTTATGAGCCAGGCTCTACTTTTAAAATAGTTACCGCCACTGCGGCACTTGAAGAAGGCATTGTAAAGCCATATACTAAGTTTGATTGCTCTCAGGGATATATAGAAGTAGGGGGTAAAAAAGTAAAAGATGCTCATAGACATGGAGTTCTTACTTTTGAAGAGGTTATTCAGAAGTCTTCAAATGTGGGGACAATAAAGATAGCAATGATGCTTGGAAAGGAAAAACTTTATCAATACATAAAAAAATTTGGCTTTGGTGAAAAAACTGGAATAGACCTTCCTGGAGAGATATCAGGCTATATAAGAGCCACACAAAAATGGTCTGGCACATCAATAGGCGCGATTCCAATTGGACAGGAGGTAGGAGTTACAGCATTGCAAATACTTAGAGCTTACTCTGCGATTGCCAATGGAGGTTATCTTGTAAAGCCTTTTGTGGTCTCTGAAATTCGCTCTCCTGAAGGAAATATTTTATATAAAAGCGTTATTCAGAGGGAAAAGATAATTTCTGATAAAACAGCAAGGATAATGAGAGAAATCCTTAAAAAAGTTACAGAAGAAGGAGGAACTGCTACTCAAGCAAAGCTTGATGGAAATGATGTGGCAGGTAAAACAGGCACTGCTCAAAAATATGATCCAAAAACCCACAGATACTCAAAAGATAGATTTGTAAGCTCTTTTGTTGGATTTATTCCTGCTGATAATCCCCGTATTGCCATGATAGTTGTAATTCATGACCCAAAAGGTGCTCATTATGGAGGAGTTGTTGCAGCTCCGGTATTTAAAGCAATAGCTGATGAGGCACTGTCTTATCTGAATGTTCCAAGAGATGATGCCAGACAAAAAGGTCTTGTTGTTAACTTTGATAGTCAAACAAATAGAAAGGTTTCGGTGGCAAGACGATGA
- the murG gene encoding undecaprenyldiphospho-muramoylpentapeptide beta-N-acetylglucosaminyltransferase — MKVIIAGGGTGGHLFPGVALAETIQERHPEAQIIFVGTQKGLEAKVIPKTKYELKFISIQGFVGKSATQKLKAVISLFKSISESKEIISSFSPDVVFGVGGYASFPVVLIAALKKIPSIILEQNTVPGLANKILGRVASAIAITYPETIDYFPKQKVYLTGTPIRKKILEADSEKAKRIFNIEEGKLTILVFGGSLGARKINKAMTEALSYLLPLKDRIQIIHQTGEYDLNWVSTEYKNLSFKATVLPFIYEMAEAYSVADLVISRAGASTVAEITAIGKASILIPYPYAAYNHQEMNARRLLSRGACELILDRDLNGKSLAKKINEILNNPEVIKEMQRASLAFGKPKAGEKIIEIAETLIRRRNVSV; from the coding sequence ATGAAAGTTATCATAGCTGGTGGTGGAACAGGAGGACATCTTTTCCCCGGAGTGGCTCTTGCAGAGACAATTCAAGAGAGACATCCAGAGGCTCAAATTATTTTTGTAGGAACTCAAAAGGGACTGGAAGCAAAGGTTATTCCTAAAACAAAATACGAGTTGAAATTTATATCTATTCAGGGGTTTGTTGGAAAGTCTGCAACACAGAAACTTAAGGCTGTCATTAGTCTTTTTAAATCAATCTCTGAATCAAAAGAGATTATAAGTTCCTTTTCACCTGATGTGGTGTTTGGAGTAGGAGGATATGCTTCCTTTCCTGTTGTTTTAATAGCGGCTTTAAAAAAAATTCCTTCAATTATTCTTGAACAGAATACTGTTCCAGGACTGGCAAATAAAATACTTGGAAGGGTTGCTTCAGCAATTGCTATAACCTATCCTGAAACCATTGATTATTTTCCGAAACAAAAAGTTTATCTCACAGGAACTCCAATAAGGAAGAAGATTCTTGAAGCTGATTCAGAAAAAGCAAAAAGGATTTTTAATATAGAAGAAGGAAAACTCACTATACTGGTTTTTGGAGGAAGTCTTGGCGCAAGAAAAATAAACAAAGCTATGACAGAAGCTCTTTCATATTTACTTCCATTGAAAGACAGAATCCAGATAATACATCAAACAGGTGAGTATGATTTAAACTGGGTTTCTACTGAATATAAAAATCTTTCATTTAAGGCAACTGTTTTGCCCTTTATATATGAGATGGCAGAGGCTTACAGTGTAGCAGATTTAGTAATTTCAAGGGCAGGAGCCTCCACTGTAGCAGAGATTACAGCCATTGGTAAAGCATCAATTTTGATTCCATATCCTTATGCTGCATACAATCATCAGGAGATGAATGCCAGAAGACTTCTCAGCCGTGGTGCCTGTGAACTTATTCTTGACAGGGATTTAAATGGAAAGAGCCTTGCAAAAAAGATCAACGAGATTTTAAATAATCCAGAAGTCATAAAAGAGATGCAGAGAGCAAGTCTTGCATTTGGGAAACCAAAAGCAGGAGAAAAAATTATAGAGATTGCTGAAACCCTGATAAGGAGGAGAAATGTATCAGTATAA
- the ftsW gene encoding putative lipid II flippase FtsW, which yields MKRGSIDKTLIVVVTLLVVIGLVAVYSSTSVLASVKAKYANKGGMIYLQRQFFTLIAGFFFMIVFTFLSPEKLRKLVFPLLIISFIMLAAVFTPLGVTAGGARRWLRLWPSSFQPSELVKLAMVFFLAWYMSRDGYNKESIKHFIIPLGLMAIFQLIFLKQPDFGAAMTLGIISFVMLFIGGVSLRFLGATVLLAIPVVFYLAKEPYRWKRITSFLDPWADPQGSGFQLVQSLIALGSGGLTGQGLGEGKQKLAFLPEIHTDFIFAHIGEEMGFIGAATVVVLFFLICVRGLSIAMRQSEPFYYFLASGITTMISIQALINFAVVTGMAPTKGLPLPFISYGGSALVVNLIAIGILLNLSRFNSAKGLVEVLPQRKTKLRKYNYWRGKRFS from the coding sequence ATGAAAAGAGGCTCTATTGATAAAACACTTATAGTTGTAGTGACTTTGCTTGTTGTAATCGGACTTGTTGCAGTTTACAGCTCTACTTCTGTTTTAGCCTCTGTTAAGGCAAAATACGCAAATAAGGGAGGAATGATTTATTTACAGAGGCAGTTTTTTACATTGATTGCAGGTTTTTTCTTTATGATTGTTTTTACTTTTTTATCACCAGAAAAATTAAGAAAACTGGTTTTCCCACTGCTTATTATTTCCTTTATAATGCTTGCAGCAGTTTTTACTCCTCTGGGAGTAACTGCAGGAGGCGCCAGAAGATGGCTCAGACTGTGGCCCAGTTCCTTTCAGCCTTCAGAGCTTGTAAAGCTTGCAATGGTCTTTTTTCTTGCATGGTATATGAGTAGAGATGGCTACAATAAAGAAAGTATCAAGCATTTTATAATTCCCTTAGGATTGATGGCTATTTTCCAGTTGATTTTTCTAAAGCAGCCTGATTTTGGTGCAGCAATGACGCTTGGAATAATTAGTTTTGTGATGCTTTTTATAGGAGGTGTAAGCTTAAGATTTTTGGGGGCTACTGTTTTGCTTGCCATTCCTGTTGTATTCTATCTTGCTAAGGAGCCTTACAGATGGAAAAGAATTACTTCCTTTCTTGATCCATGGGCTGACCCTCAGGGTAGCGGGTTTCAGCTTGTTCAGTCATTGATTGCTCTTGGAAGTGGAGGACTTACAGGACAGGGACTTGGAGAAGGAAAGCAGAAACTTGCTTTTTTACCTGAGATACATACAGATTTTATATTTGCTCACATTGGTGAAGAGATGGGATTTATTGGAGCAGCTACGGTGGTTGTTTTGTTTTTTTTGATATGTGTCAGAGGATTAAGCATTGCTATGAGACAGTCTGAACCTTTTTATTACTTTCTCGCATCAGGGATTACAACTATGATTTCTATTCAGGCATTGATAAACTTTGCTGTTGTAACAGGCATGGCACCAACAAAAGGTCTTCCACTGCCTTTTATCAGCTATGGGGGGTCTGCTTTGGTGGTTAATCTCATAGCTATTGGAATCTTACTTAATCTTTCAAGATTCAATTCAGCTAAAGGCTTGGTAGAGGTATTACCTCAGAGAAAAACAAAATTAAGAAAATACAACTACTGGAGAGGTAAAAGATTCTCATGA
- a CDS encoding D-alanyl-D-alanine carboxypeptidase family protein has protein sequence MRNKAKGLRIKAELKFFIFIVCLFVLNSYALAADIDAPSAVAVDAQTGKILYGKNPHMKLPPASTTKLVTVMVALEKLDPEQKVIISKKAAKTPSVSPRLLNGEVYTVRDLVYLALMRSVNSAAVALAEATAGSEQNFVKLMNEKVQKIGAKDTRFINASGLPGKGQYTTVYDLTKIMSHALSYPLIKEAINTRVYLVKSGNGKEHFIQNTNHLLWLEDNMIGGKTGYTRTARHCFVSANKVKGRVVYTAILGDSNREKLWEDTQQLIARAEDVLSGKQEPVVRLSEEKSIMPVSYKSNQKLAKKTTKKKVKKTFNKRIKNAKNNKRTI, from the coding sequence ATGAGAAATAAGGCTAAAGGCTTAAGAATCAAGGCAGAACTAAAATTTTTCATCTTTATTGTCTGTTTATTTGTTTTGAATTCCTATGCTTTAGCTGCTGATATTGACGCACCTAGTGCAGTTGCAGTGGATGCTCAGACAGGGAAAATTCTTTACGGTAAAAATCCTCATATGAAACTTCCTCCAGCAAGCACAACAAAACTTGTAACAGTAATGGTTGCTCTTGAAAAACTTGATCCTGAGCAGAAGGTAATCATATCAAAAAAAGCAGCTAAAACTCCCAGTGTCTCACCAAGACTTCTGAATGGAGAAGTTTATACTGTTCGGGACCTTGTTTACCTTGCTTTAATGCGTTCTGTAAACTCTGCAGCAGTTGCTTTGGCAGAAGCCACAGCAGGAAGTGAGCAAAATTTTGTAAAACTCATGAATGAAAAGGTGCAGAAAATAGGAGCAAAAGATACAAGATTTATAAACGCCAGTGGATTACCTGGAAAAGGACAGTATACAACAGTTTATGACCTAACAAAAATTATGTCTCATGCGCTTTCTTATCCGCTGATAAAGGAAGCCATAAATACCAGGGTTTATTTAGTAAAATCTGGAAACGGTAAAGAACACTTCATTCAGAATACCAATCATTTATTATGGTTAGAAGATAACATGATAGGAGGCAAAACAGGATACACAAGAACTGCAAGGCATTGCTTTGTCAGTGCCAATAAAGTAAAAGGGAGAGTTGTTTATACGGCAATTCTTGGAGACAGCAACAGAGAAAAACTCTGGGAAGATACTCAACAACTAATAGCTCGGGCGGAAGATGTTCTTTCCGGTAAACAGGAGCCTGTTGTTAGGCTTTCAGAGGAAAAATCAATAATGCCTGTGTCCTACAAAAGTAATCAAAAATTAGCTAAAAAGACAACTAAGAAGAAAGTGAAGAAAACTTTTAATAAGAGGATAAAAAATGCAAAGAATAATAAAAGAACTATCTGA
- a CDS encoding UDP-N-acetylmuramoyl-L-alanyl-D-glutamate--2,6-diaminopimelate ligase, with protein sequence MILKELLREDFDVKGDINREIAYISYNSKDIQESSLFVAISGENTDGHLFVEEAIKKGSVAVVYEKDRFTPYNSSVTWIGVNDTRDALAWLSSRFYGAGEKLKIIGITGTNGKTTTSYLIRQILKKYGKKTGVIGTIKYLIDNEEKAAIHTTPEAPEFHRLLYEMLQRGVEYVISEVSSHALALKRVDYTQFDVAVFTNLSRDHLDFHKDMEDYFQAKKRLFTDLLKKEGIAVINIDDEYGKRLAEQVKSEKILYSLQNPEAHIYVKNYRLKFKETEIVFSLQNEELFVKTPLLGVPNIYNVTSAVSVAFGLNIPPDIIVSALLEANSPEGRFERVDEGQDFLVFIDYAHTPDALERLLLSVKKLKEDLSNDGRIITVFGCGGNRDRGKRPQMGRIATELSDMVILTSDNPRWEEPGEIIKEIEDGILKDNYIVVPDRAVSLWIATKICKKGDILIVAGKGHEDYQEIKGKRYHFSDKEVLIKALKGMH encoded by the coding sequence ATGATCTTAAAAGAGCTTTTAAGAGAGGATTTTGATGTTAAAGGAGATATAAACAGAGAGATTGCTTATATAAGCTATAATTCAAAAGATATACAAGAGTCAAGCCTTTTTGTAGCCATATCAGGAGAAAATACTGACGGACATCTTTTTGTTGAAGAGGCAATAAAAAAAGGTAGCGTTGCAGTTGTTTATGAAAAAGATCGTTTCACGCCTTATAACAGCTCTGTTACGTGGATAGGTGTTAATGATACGAGAGACGCTCTTGCATGGCTTAGTTCAAGATTTTATGGAGCAGGTGAAAAACTTAAAATTATCGGGATAACAGGGACAAATGGAAAAACAACCACATCGTATTTAATCAGACAGATACTGAAAAAATACGGTAAAAAAACAGGAGTTATAGGAACCATCAAATATCTAATTGATAACGAAGAAAAAGCAGCAATTCATACAACTCCAGAAGCTCCTGAATTTCATAGACTTCTCTATGAGATGCTTCAAAGAGGAGTGGAATATGTTATTTCAGAGGTTTCTTCCCATGCTCTTGCTTTAAAAAGAGTTGATTACACTCAGTTTGATGTGGCGGTCTTTACAAATCTTTCAAGAGACCATCTTGATTTTCATAAAGATATGGAAGATTACTTTCAGGCAAAAAAAAGACTTTTTACTGATTTACTTAAGAAAGAAGGTATTGCAGTAATAAACATTGACGATGAATATGGAAAAAGACTTGCCGAGCAGGTAAAAAGTGAAAAAATTCTATATTCTCTGCAAAATCCTGAGGCACACATTTATGTAAAAAATTATAGATTGAAGTTTAAAGAAACAGAGATTGTTTTTTCCCTTCAGAATGAAGAATTGTTTGTGAAAACACCTCTTTTAGGAGTTCCAAATATTTACAATGTTACATCTGCTGTGTCTGTTGCTTTTGGCTTAAACATACCACCTGATATTATTGTTTCTGCTCTCTTAGAGGCTAACTCCCCGGAGGGAAGATTTGAAAGAGTTGATGAAGGGCAGGACTTTCTTGTTTTTATTGATTATGCACACACACCTGATGCTCTTGAGAGATTGCTTCTAAGTGTAAAAAAATTGAAAGAGGATTTATCAAACGATGGCAGAATAATAACAGTCTTTGGTTGCGGTGGTAATCGTGATAGAGGTAAAAGACCCCAGATGGGAAGAATTGCTACAGAGTTAAGCGATATGGTTATTCTTACTTCTGATAATCCGAGATGGGAAGAACCAGGAGAAATAATTAAAGAAATTGAAGACGGTATCCTGAAGGATAACTATATTGTAGTTCCAGATAGAGCAGTAAGTTTATGGATTGCAACAAAAATATGCAAAAAAGGAGATATTTTAATTGTTGCCGGCAAGGGTCATGAAGACTATCAGGAAATAAAAGGGAAAAGATACCATTTCAGTGATAAAGAAGTTTTGATAAAGGCTTTGAAAGGAATGCATTAA
- the murF gene encoding UDP-N-acetylmuramoyl-tripeptide--D-alanyl-D-alanine ligase, whose translation MFTLEDLIKATRGKLISSGMQIFRGASIDTRTIAENDLFFALKGSKRDGHDFLIEALQKSYGAVISKQEDINFQNKTVVLVDDTLIALQNLARYLRKKFRGKVIAVVGSNGKTTTKELIAGMLSKKYKILKTEGNFNNNIGVPLCLSKIEHDTEIMVLELGTNRHGDIKELCEIVYPDYAMITNIGYEHIEGFGSIEGVREGELEILPFVKTVFANGDDEFLMEGLKDFKGNILRFGLSNECDYRAENIKFYDEHVEFDFHADGVSFPVKSSLMGIHNVYNITGALAVATFFGVSKCMLQQAVESFSPVAMRGEIIKINGIEIFFDAYNANPSSMKAALQELARRKKTRKAIAVLGDMLELGELTQPAHEEVGRWIKEMGIDFFVGVGKFMKNALRYVDGEVFDDAQQAAVFLRKQLNGSEIILIKGSRAMKMEQILDILLEGRDAL comes from the coding sequence ATGTTTACTCTTGAGGATTTAATAAAAGCCACACGAGGAAAATTAATTTCCTCAGGGATGCAGATATTCAGAGGAGCATCAATTGATACAAGAACAATTGCAGAGAATGATTTATTTTTTGCTTTAAAAGGCTCTAAAAGAGATGGTCATGATTTTTTAATTGAAGCATTACAAAAATCATATGGTGCTGTGATTTCTAAACAAGAAGACATAAATTTTCAAAATAAAACAGTAGTTCTGGTTGATGATACTCTAATAGCATTACAGAATCTGGCAAGATACTTAAGAAAAAAATTTAGAGGAAAAGTTATTGCAGTTGTTGGAAGTAATGGTAAAACTACAACAAAGGAATTAATTGCTGGTATGCTGTCAAAAAAATATAAGATTCTTAAGACAGAAGGAAATTTCAATAACAATATAGGAGTTCCTCTCTGCCTGAGTAAGATTGAGCACGATACGGAAATAATGGTTCTTGAGCTTGGCACAAACAGACATGGAGATATAAAGGAACTTTGTGAAATAGTTTATCCAGATTATGCAATGATTACCAATATTGGATATGAGCATATTGAAGGATTTGGCTCAATTGAAGGCGTAAGAGAGGGGGAGCTTGAGATACTTCCCTTTGTTAAAACAGTTTTTGCCAATGGCGATGATGAGTTTCTTATGGAAGGACTTAAGGATTTTAAAGGAAATATTCTGAGATTTGGTTTGAGCAATGAATGTGACTATAGGGCTGAAAACATTAAATTTTATGATGAGCATGTGGAGTTTGATTTTCATGCTGATGGAGTAAGTTTTCCAGTGAAATCCTCTTTAATGGGCATTCACAATGTTTACAACATAACAGGTGCCTTGGCTGTTGCCACTTTCTTTGGTGTCTCTAAGTGTATGCTGCAGCAAGCAGTAGAATCCTTTAGTCCTGTAGCCATGCGTGGAGAAATAATAAAAATCAATGGAATTGAAATATTTTTTGATGCTTATAACGCCAATCCTTCTTCAATGAAGGCAGCTTTACAGGAGCTTGCAAGAAGAAAAAAAACGAGAAAAGCTATTGCTGTGCTTGGAGACATGCTTGAACTTGGTGAGCTTACTCAACCAGCTCATGAGGAAGTTGGTAGATGGATTAAAGAGATGGGGATTGATTTTTTTGTTGGAGTTGGTAAGTTTATGAAAAATGCTTTAAGATATGTTGATGGAGAGGTTTTTGATGATGCTCAGCAGGCAGCTGTTTTTTTGAGAAAACAACTTAATGGTTCTGAAATTATTTTAATAAAAGGCTCAAGAGCTATGAAGATGGAGCAGATTCTTGACATTTTATTAGAGGGCAGAGATGCTTTATGA